A genomic segment from Methanolobus zinderi encodes:
- a CDS encoding PspC domain-containing protein, with amino-acid sequence MEKSDQETPDFGTYLLWGLMGGIILGVLIEDYGLGISLGLLAGSLFYYQKLRDSGHEISSKKLYRSSDDRMIAGVCGGMAEYFDVKPSLVRIVFVIFTLVTGIFVGGLLYLLLAILVPEESSRDNTY; translated from the coding sequence ATGGAAAAAAGTGATCAGGAAACTCCCGATTTCGGTACCTATCTTCTCTGGGGCCTGATGGGCGGTATCATACTCGGTGTGCTAATTGAGGATTACGGGCTTGGCATATCCCTTGGCCTGCTTGCGGGAAGTTTGTTCTACTATCAGAAATTAAGGGATAGTGGTCATGAGATAAGTTCAAAGAAGCTTTACAGGAGTTCTGATGACCGTATGATAGCAGGAGTATGTGGCGGTATGGCCGAGTATTTTGATGTCAAACCCTCTCTTGTAAGAATCGTTTTTGTGATTTTCACTCTGGTTACAGGTATCTTCGTAGGAGGATTACTATACCTGCTTCTGGCCATTCTTGTGCCGGAAGAGAGTTCCAGGGACAATACTTATTGA
- a CDS encoding cofactor-independent phosphoglycerate mutase translates to MKYVVLIGDGMADEPLEELENQTVLQKASTPNMDYITMNGRAGLARTVPEGLPPGSDVANMSIIGYDPEKYYSGRAPLEAASMGVELEENDVAFRCNLITIKDDIIADHSSGHITSEESKELIESIDSALGDEIFSFYPGISYRHLMIAKNGLGADTECTPPHDVIDENRHNHMPRGKDSEVIAELAEKSMGLLKDHPVNKKRIEEGKNPGNSIWLWGQGYAPAFIPFEELYGLNGAIISAVDLVKGIGIYAGLDVIEVPGATGYLDTNYKGKAEYAMDALENHDFVFVHVEAPDEAGHMGDMQAKIQAIEDFDEKVVGTVLEASKKYGEDVTIMVLPDHPTPIALRTHTSVPIPFAVYSTAEDKPDDAKAFDEESVKEGSLGTVYAADLVGKLIKMAKK, encoded by the coding sequence ATGAAATATGTAGTACTCATCGGAGATGGCATGGCAGATGAGCCACTTGAGGAGCTGGAAAATCAGACTGTTCTCCAGAAGGCCAGTACACCAAACATGGATTATATTACCATGAACGGCCGGGCAGGACTTGCCCGAACGGTGCCCGAAGGACTGCCACCCGGAAGCGATGTTGCCAACATGTCCATAATCGGCTATGATCCGGAGAAGTACTACTCGGGCAGGGCTCCCCTTGAGGCTGCAAGCATGGGAGTGGAACTCGAAGAGAATGATGTTGCATTCCGTTGCAACCTTATCACCATCAAGGATGACATCATTGCAGACCACAGTTCGGGACATATCACCAGCGAGGAATCAAAAGAACTGATCGAAAGCATCGACTCTGCCCTCGGAGATGAAATTTTTAGTTTTTATCCGGGAATCAGCTACCGGCACTTGATGATAGCAAAAAACGGTCTTGGAGCGGATACCGAATGCACTCCCCCCCATGACGTAATTGACGAGAATAGACATAACCACATGCCCCGGGGAAAAGATAGCGAAGTCATAGCCGAATTGGCTGAAAAATCCATGGGATTACTGAAAGATCATCCTGTCAATAAAAAGAGAATAGAGGAAGGTAAGAATCCCGGCAATTCCATATGGCTCTGGGGTCAGGGATATGCACCTGCATTCATTCCTTTTGAGGAACTCTACGGACTGAACGGAGCAATAATATCAGCAGTAGACCTTGTAAAGGGAATCGGGATCTATGCAGGACTTGATGTGATCGAGGTTCCCGGTGCAACGGGATACCTGGATACTAACTATAAGGGTAAGGCTGAATACGCCATGGATGCTCTGGAGAATCACGATTTTGTCTTTGTTCACGTGGAAGCACCCGACGAAGCAGGACATATGGGTGACATGCAGGCCAAGATACAGGCCATCGAGGACTTTGATGAAAAGGTCGTGGGTACTGTGCTTGAAGCCTCTAAAAAATACGGAGAGGACGTCACCATAATGGTGCTGCCGGACCACCCGACCCCAATAGCACTCAGGACACACACATCCGTACCCATCCCATTTGCCGTCTACTCCACTGCCGAAGATAAGCCAGACGATGCAAAGGCCTTTGATGAAGAATCTGTTAAAGAGGGTTCCTTGGGTACTGTTTATGCTGCCGATCTGGTGGGCAAGTTGATAAAAATGGCAAAAAAATAG
- a CDS encoding aspartate kinase: MRIVMKFGGTSVANGEKIRHVAELLKRYHDDGNELTVVTSALGGVTDGLLNTANEVSVSGKVAHVKEFIADLKKKHYDAINIAVDSDELKSLCIESIDKRVDELEKALIGICYLGELTPRSIDYISSYGERLAAPIVSCSICSLGIDSKSFTGGEAGIVTDSNYGSAKVLEESYTRIDERLSSLLGRSIPVVTGFIAHNQQDIITTLGRSGSDFSASILGAALKADEIWLWKEVHGIMTTDPKFVPEAKCIPQISYIEAMELSYFGAKVLHPRTIEPAIKHKIPVRVKNTFEPDFEGTLIVAEQNQIEDVVKAVTLISRVALINISGAGMVGAIGTAARVFSVLAGAGVNIIMISQGSSEANMTFVVNEDHLERAVAAIRSEFSNNFIGDVAYDRDICVVAVVGAGMDGIPGVAGKVFYALGNGNINVIMISQGSSQHNISFVVSSEDAIEAVQILHREFELEK, translated from the coding sequence ATGAGAATCGTAATGAAATTCGGCGGCACATCGGTTGCCAACGGAGAGAAGATCCGGCATGTAGCTGAACTACTGAAACGTTATCATGACGACGGTAATGAACTTACTGTGGTAACTTCGGCACTGGGCGGTGTAACGGACGGCTTACTGAACACGGCGAACGAAGTATCCGTAAGCGGAAAAGTAGCTCATGTGAAAGAATTCATAGCCGACCTGAAAAAAAAGCATTACGATGCCATTAACATTGCAGTGGATAGTGATGAACTGAAGTCCTTATGCATCGAGTCTATCGACAAGCGCGTTGATGAACTTGAAAAGGCTCTTATAGGCATCTGTTACCTCGGGGAATTGACTCCACGTTCCATAGATTATATATCTTCCTATGGAGAGCGTCTTGCAGCTCCTATCGTAAGCTGCTCTATCTGCTCTCTGGGTATAGATTCAAAATCATTTACAGGTGGCGAGGCGGGAATAGTCACCGATTCAAATTACGGTAGTGCCAAGGTACTTGAGGAAAGTTATACAAGGATCGATGAAAGGCTCTCTTCTTTGCTTGGACGCAGTATTCCTGTTGTTACAGGTTTTATCGCCCACAACCAGCAGGATATAATCACCACACTGGGACGTAGTGGTTCTGATTTCTCAGCATCCATTCTCGGTGCTGCGCTCAAGGCGGATGAGATCTGGCTGTGGAAAGAAGTTCACGGTATAATGACCACTGATCCCAAATTCGTTCCCGAGGCCAAATGCATCCCGCAGATATCCTATATCGAGGCCATGGAACTGTCCTATTTTGGTGCAAAGGTCCTTCACCCAAGGACAATTGAGCCCGCCATCAAACACAAGATCCCCGTGCGTGTGAAGAACACCTTTGAACCTGATTTCGAAGGCACGCTGATCGTTGCCGAACAGAACCAGATAGAGGATGTCGTAAAGGCTGTTACCCTCATTTCCAGGGTTGCCCTGATCAACATCTCCGGTGCGGGGATGGTAGGTGCTATCGGTACTGCAGCAAGGGTATTTTCCGTACTTGCAGGTGCCGGTGTGAATATTATCATGATCAGCCAGGGTTCCTCTGAAGCTAACATGACCTTCGTGGTCAATGAGGACCATCTGGAAAGGGCAGTTGCAGCTATCAGGTCCGAGTTCAGCAATAACTTCATCGGCGATGTCGCATATGACAGGGATATCTGTGTTGTTGCGGTTGTCGGTGCGGGTATGGACGGTATCCCGGGAGTTGCAGGCAAGGTATTTTATGCCCTTGGAAATGGCAATATAAACGTAATTATGATCAGTCAGGGTTCCTCACAGCATAACATCTCCTTTGTCGTGAGTTCAGAGGATGCCATCGAGGCTGTACAGATTTTGCACAGGGAATTCGAACTGGAAAAATAG
- a CDS encoding coenzyme F420-0:L-glutamate ligase produces the protein MKMEAFTVENVPLIKEGDDIASIICDNAEIKDYDIIVIASTIVAKSEGRVFRLEDIEAGEKAKEIASRHDLDPEFIQAVLDRSNEVLMEFPILLVETKNGHVCIKAGIDESNVEGGYLADLPEDPDSSAENIGKAVEMNTSKKVSVIVTDTNGRAFKIGQTGIAVGLYMIHPILNWVGKKDLFGNELEITQEAVADEIAGAANLLMGEGDGGCPVVIIRGLKLRSEDSTSVKEMYRTDREDLIKKGLRCLRDS, from the coding sequence GTGAAGATGGAAGCTTTTACTGTTGAGAATGTGCCTCTTATCAAAGAGGGAGACGACATCGCGTCAATCATCTGTGACAATGCAGAAATTAAGGATTACGATATCATAGTCATTGCTTCCACTATAGTCGCCAAGTCCGAAGGCCGGGTTTTCAGGCTGGAGGACATCGAAGCCGGCGAAAAGGCAAAAGAAATTGCTTCAAGACATGATCTTGACCCAGAATTCATACAGGCGGTCCTTGACAGAAGCAATGAAGTGCTCATGGAGTTTCCAATACTGCTTGTGGAGACAAAGAACGGTCACGTTTGCATTAAGGCAGGCATTGATGAATCCAATGTTGAAGGAGGATACCTTGCAGACTTGCCGGAAGATCCGGATTCCAGTGCCGAGAATATAGGAAAAGCAGTGGAGATGAACACCAGTAAGAAGGTGAGCGTCATTGTGACAGACACCAACGGAAGGGCTTTCAAGATAGGACAGACAGGAATAGCTGTCGGTCTATACATGATACACCCCATCCTGAACTGGGTAGGCAAGAAGGACCTCTTCGGGAATGAACTGGAGATAACACAGGAAGCCGTTGCCGATGAGATTGCAGGTGCTGCAAATCTGCTGATGGGAGAAGGAGACGGCGGTTGTCCGGTTGTCATTATAAGGGGTCTGAAACTGCGTTCCGAAGATAGCACATCAGTAAAAGAGATGTACAGAACTGACAGGGAAGATCTCATAAAAAAAGGACTTCGCTGTCTCAGGGATTCCTGA
- a CDS encoding potassium channel family protein, with translation MEGNSACEFQKNISISFNSTVTDSTIRYPYVFCRRSSRWFYHNSFKHLLASTTLLSIGFGDIVPQTGLGRFVAFILQLLGYTILIAPIVIVIAETFISLCDSLSKKNEDFE, from the coding sequence ATTGAAGGAAATTCTGCGTGCGAGTTTCAGAAAAATATTTCTATTTCTTTTAATAGTACTGTTACTGACAGTACTATCAGGTATCCTTATGTATTTTGTAGAAGGAGCAGCCGGTGGTTTTACCACAATTCCTTCAAGCATCTTCTGGCTTCAACTACACTTCTGTCTATAGGATTCGGGGATATAGTTCCGCAAACAGGTCTCGGGAGATTTGTTGCTTTCATTCTCCAATTGCTGGGATATACCATCCTGATAGCGCCAATAGTAATTGTCATAGCTGAAACGTTCATTTCTCTCTGCGATTCACTTTCTAAGAAGAATGAAGATTTTGAATAA
- a CDS encoding deoxycytidylate deaminase, translating to MTDRPSIDEYFLEIATVVAKRSTCLRNRVGAVIARDKRILSTGYNGAPRNMEHCLDIGCIRQQNNIESGTRHEKCRAVHAEQNAIIQAAIHGVSTDFATLYCTHQPCILCAKMIINSNIKKVVYIQPYPDTDALDFFADADVEVVNIPF from the coding sequence ATGACCGACAGACCCAGCATTGACGAATATTTTCTTGAGATCGCCACTGTTGTTGCCAAACGTTCCACATGCCTGAGGAACAGGGTAGGTGCTGTGATTGCAAGGGACAAAAGGATCCTTTCCACGGGCTATAACGGTGCACCGCGCAATATGGAACATTGTCTGGATATAGGCTGCATAAGACAGCAGAACAATATAGAGTCCGGTACCCGTCATGAGAAATGCCGGGCGGTCCACGCAGAGCAAAACGCCATCATACAGGCTGCAATACACGGTGTTAGTACTGATTTTGCAACTCTTTACTGCACACACCAGCCATGTATTCTGTGTGCAAAGATGATAATCAATTCCAATATCAAAAAAGTAGTTTACATACAGCCATATCCTGATACTGATGCGCTGGATTTCTTTGCCGATGCGGATGTTGAAGTAGTAAATATTCCATTCTGA
- a CDS encoding protein translocase subunit SecF has translation MEVGLTERLDSFVRNHSDRQLATIPLAIFLVSIVVLGIVFVSSGAPVKLGMEFEGGTQISVASQETAASLEQKYADYPIVDARQAGSRVIMQFGPMDNEQQSELVRDVTSTYSSVEIKQVGPVYGASLQQQAVQAVIISFIGMALVVFLIFKTFVPSVAVVLSALSDILIAAAFMNVAGIELSLGTVAALLMLIGYSVDSDILLTTRVLKRRGTPQENISNAMHTGITMTTTTLAALVVMYLVSTYSYVLSPSLTQINLLSDISIVLIFGLLADLMNTWLLNTSILRWYAGNQGSRRRKA, from the coding sequence ATGGAAGTCGGTTTGACTGAACGCCTGGATTCGTTTGTAAGAAATCACAGCGATCGCCAGCTTGCGACAATACCGCTTGCCATATTCCTTGTATCGATAGTTGTACTTGGAATAGTGTTTGTAAGCAGTGGCGCACCTGTGAAACTCGGAATGGAGTTTGAGGGAGGAACACAGATATCGGTAGCAAGCCAGGAAACTGCCGCATCCCTTGAACAGAAATATGCCGACTATCCGATAGTTGACGCCCGCCAGGCCGGATCACGTGTGATCATGCAGTTCGGACCAATGGACAACGAACAGCAAAGCGAGCTTGTACGGGATGTGACATCCACCTATTCCAGTGTTGAGATCAAGCAGGTAGGACCGGTATACGGAGCAAGCCTGCAGCAACAGGCCGTACAGGCTGTAATAATATCTTTCATAGGAATGGCCCTTGTGGTATTCCTGATATTCAAGACATTCGTACCGTCTGTAGCGGTCGTACTTTCCGCGCTTTCCGACATACTGATAGCAGCAGCATTTATGAACGTGGCAGGCATCGAGCTGTCCCTTGGTACAGTTGCAGCCCTGCTTATGCTGATCGGTTATTCTGTGGACAGTGACATACTGCTCACAACAAGAGTGCTAAAGCGCAGAGGAACACCCCAGGAGAACATCTCAAACGCAATGCACACAGGTATCACGATGACAACGACAACACTTGCAGCACTTGTTGTAATGTACCTGGTTTCCACATACTCATATGTGCTCAGTCCGTCCCTCACGCAGATAAACCTGCTCTCGGACATATCCATTGTACTGATATTCGGACTGCTGGCAGATCTTATGAATACATGGTTGCTTAACACATCGATCCTGAGATGGTATGCAGGTAATCAGGGATCAAGGAGGCGAAAGGCATGA
- a CDS encoding DUF1638 domain-containing protein, giving the protein MPVLSFIACRIFEDEIVHIIENDNAIRNLLIVNNEDARMLVDKLEDAGCDYTLVSDDVLPDCPEDDGLTLVVEILELALHATPDDLKEAVYSKAREKSEYSDGILLLYGLCGNVLDKVDKDLADLPCPVHILKEDNGDIIDDCIGAVLGSRAAYLEKLKSFNGVGTFFMTPMWAAHWREMVKAAGLTNNPDDIKMSKFVFDYAGYKTVAKMDTGLYYEKSFDPMVEEFARLFEFNIIEMKASPRLLVNCYERIKGEVL; this is encoded by the coding sequence ATGCCTGTACTTTCTTTCATTGCCTGTAGGATATTCGAGGACGAGATCGTCCATATTATTGAGAATGATAATGCAATACGGAATTTACTGATAGTGAACAACGAGGATGCCCGCATGCTTGTGGATAAACTGGAGGATGCAGGCTGTGATTATACGCTTGTTTCAGATGATGTGCTCCCGGATTGTCCGGAAGATGATGGCTTAACTCTTGTTGTGGAGATACTTGAGCTTGCCCTGCATGCCACCCCGGACGATCTTAAAGAGGCCGTATATTCAAAAGCCAGAGAGAAATCAGAGTATTCGGATGGCATTTTACTACTCTATGGCCTTTGTGGAAATGTGCTGGACAAAGTGGATAAAGATCTTGCTGACCTTCCATGTCCAGTCCATATACTAAAAGAAGACAACGGAGATATAATAGACGATTGTATCGGTGCGGTGCTAGGAAGCAGAGCTGCATATCTTGAGAAACTGAAAAGCTTCAATGGTGTCGGTACTTTCTTCATGACTCCCATGTGGGCTGCCCACTGGCGTGAAATGGTGAAAGCGGCAGGTCTTACGAACAATCCGGATGATATAAAGATGTCAAAGTTTGTTTTTGACTATGCAGGCTATAAGACCGTAGCTAAAATGGATACCGGTCTGTACTATGAGAAGAGTTTCGATCCCATGGTTGAAGAATTTGCAAGGCTCTTTGAGTTTAATATCATAGAGATGAAAGCAAGTCCCAGGCTGCTGGTCAATTGTTACGAGCGCATAAAAGGTGAAGTCCTTTAA
- a CDS encoding Hsp20/alpha crystallin family protein, with the protein MRYGLTRWSPASGSVWDPMEELSRMENRLSEMFGEGERGSWMDFETLRPLVDVKEEDKDIVVKTDLPGVSKEDVDINIKGDRIWITANTHREAEEEKEGYSMKERSFKRFARSFSLPANVTEEGAKAKLEDGVLTVTLPKSQLEEKQKIMIE; encoded by the coding sequence ATGAGATATGGTTTAACACGCTGGAGCCCTGCCTCCGGATCGGTATGGGATCCAATGGAAGAGTTAAGCAGAATGGAAAATCGTCTTTCAGAGATGTTCGGTGAAGGTGAAAGAGGTAGCTGGATGGATTTTGAGACCCTTCGTCCACTGGTGGATGTAAAAGAGGAAGATAAGGATATCGTTGTGAAGACCGATCTTCCCGGCGTCAGCAAGGAGGATGTGGATATCAATATCAAAGGTGACAGGATATGGATTACCGCCAATACCCACAGGGAAGCCGAGGAAGAAAAGGAAGGCTATTCCATGAAGGAACGCTCTTTCAAGAGGTTTGCACGTTCGTTCAGCCTGCCTGCAAATGTCACTGAAGAAGGTGCAAAGGCCAAACTGGAGGACGGAGTGCTCACTGTGACACTTCCGAAGTCACAGCTTGAGGAAAAGCAAAAGATCATGATAGAATAA
- a CDS encoding DUF1894 domain-containing protein, whose amino-acid sequence MACISDLPFEILLKGGTPAQCEALIREKSDEVYRVPGGYTIRGVLLQGDSIPIGVKGDELFFQYIKPCFGLFVLRLPNAADEVEKLRSKFKKK is encoded by the coding sequence ATGGCATGTATAAGCGATCTTCCCTTTGAGATACTCCTGAAAGGAGGTACACCTGCCCAGTGTGAGGCACTGATCAGGGAAAAGTCCGATGAAGTATATCGTGTACCGGGCGGCTATACCATACGCGGCGTGCTTCTTCAGGGTGATTCCATACCAATTGGTGTGAAAGGAGATGAGCTGTTCTTCCAGTATATCAAGCCATGTTTCGGACTTTTTGTCCTCAGGTTGCCAAATGCTGCCGATGAGGTCGAGAAGCTGCGTTCTAAATTCAAGAAAAAATGA
- the purM gene encoding phosphoribosylformylglycinamidine cyclo-ligase produces MKDKHLTYAESGVDIEKEETTIQALTKGMTYRREGLGAPLTGIGHYAGLIDFGEYALALATDGVGSKVLIANEMKRWNTVGIDCIAMNVNDLLAIGAEPVSFVDYLALEKHDEEFAAQIGEGLRKGAEISRMSIVGGETATLPDIIKGFDLAGTCLGMVRKEDIITGENVRLGDAIVGIPAAGVHSNGYTLVRNIIEQSSYSYQDAFPLDTSTTIGDELLIPTRIYMEVLDVIRECDVHGLAHITGSGLLKLKRVTELGFDFHDPIEPNAIFKFLQEEGNVDDLEMYRTFNMGMGFVIILPPEQAEKAAEMTGGKVVGRIVESGIKVSNLVIV; encoded by the coding sequence ATGAAAGACAAACATCTCACCTATGCGGAATCCGGAGTTGACATCGAAAAAGAGGAGACGACCATCCAGGCCCTGACAAAGGGCATGACCTACAGGCGTGAAGGCCTGGGGGCACCTTTGACGGGTATAGGACATTATGCAGGCCTCATCGATTTCGGAGAATATGCCCTTGCACTTGCCACAGATGGTGTGGGTTCCAAGGTTCTGATCGCAAATGAGATGAAGCGCTGGAATACGGTCGGTATTGACTGTATCGCAATGAACGTCAACGATCTGCTGGCAATAGGTGCCGAACCTGTATCCTTTGTTGATTATCTGGCACTTGAGAAGCACGATGAGGAATTCGCCGCTCAGATCGGCGAGGGTCTGAGAAAAGGAGCCGAAATCTCCCGCATGTCTATTGTAGGTGGCGAGACCGCGACACTTCCGGATATCATAAAAGGTTTCGATCTTGCAGGCACATGTCTTGGAATGGTCAGAAAAGAGGATATTATCACGGGTGAGAATGTACGGCTCGGCGATGCCATAGTAGGGATTCCGGCAGCAGGTGTCCACAGTAACGGCTACACTCTTGTGCGAAATATCATCGAACAATCATCATATTCATATCAGGATGCTTTCCCGCTGGACACTTCTACTACCATAGGAGACGAACTCCTGATACCCACACGTATCTACATGGAAGTTCTGGACGTTATCAGGGAATGTGATGTTCACGGACTTGCCCATATTACGGGTAGCGGTCTTCTGAAACTCAAACGTGTTACAGAACTCGGTTTTGACTTCCACGATCCCATCGAACCAAATGCAATCTTTAAGTTCCTTCAGGAGGAAGGTAATGTGGATGATCTGGAAATGTACCGGACATTCAACATGGGCATGGGTTTTGTGATCATCTTACCACCGGAGCAGGCCGAAAAGGCAGCTGAGATGACAGGTGGCAAGGTTGTCGGAAGGATAGTGGAAAGTGGTATAAAGGTATCTAACCTTGTTATTGTTTAA